Proteins encoded in a region of the Neodiprion lecontei isolate iyNeoLeco1 chromosome 5, iyNeoLeco1.1, whole genome shotgun sequence genome:
- the LOC107226064 gene encoding putative inorganic phosphate cotransporter isoform X2, with the protein MGTGNGTGQGTEMEAKNGVKSPMPTGEEPSRPHAMVGSRHVVAFMLFLGMANAYVMRTNMSVAIVAMVNHTALPQDNDTETDECDGTYNSSSSTSSDGEFVWSTSLQGYILSSFFYGYVLTQIPFGILAKRYGAKYFLGIGMLINSVFGLLVPVAAQQSYWLLILVRFIQGLGEGPIVPCTHALLAKWIPPNERSRMGAFVYAGAQFGTVVSMPLSGLLSEYGFSGGWPSIFYVFGLVGTIWSIAFIFTVYEDPECHPSIAEDEKKYILSSVWGSAGVSSPPVPWKSILTSLPFWAILIAHMGQNYGYETLMTELPTFMKQILHFDIKSNGTVSALPYLAMWIFSMLISHVADWMISNNICSHQVTRKILNTIGQFGPAIALVAASYTGCNPTLTVAILTIGVGLNGGIYSGFKVNHLDISPRFAGILMSFTNCLANLAGLLAPMTAGYIIESKPTQAQWRIVFVISAVVYIACGTFYLLFASGVRQPWDNPEKDKPKRVKKDIEGAQALNETRH; encoded by the exons CTATGGTGGGGTCACGTCACGTAGTGGCGTTCATGCTTTTCTTGGGAATGGCTAATGCATATGTCATGAGAACAAACATGTCTGTGGCCATCGTTGCTATGGTAAATCACACGGCGCTTCCACAGGACAATGATACCGAAACTGACGAGTGTGATGGGACGTACAACAGTTCTTCTTCC ACTTCATCCGACGGAGAATTTGTATGGAGTACAAGCTTACAAGGATATATCCTCAGTTCATTCTTCTATGGATACGTACTAACACAAATTCCCTTTGGTATTCTTGCAAAAAGATACGGAGCAAAGTACTTCCTCGGTATCGGTATGCTGATCAACTCTGTCTTTGGCTTGCTGGTACCAGTTGCCGCGCAGCAAAGTTATTGGTTACTGATTCTTGTGCGCTTCATTCAAGGCCTTGGAGAG GGTCCTATCGTGCCTTGTACGCACGCATTGCTGGCCAAGTGGATTCCACCTAACGAAAGGAGCAGGATGGGAGCGTTCGTCTATGCCG GCGCTCAGTTTGGAACTGTTGTCTCTATGCCCCTGAGTGGTCTACTTTCTGAATACGGATTTAGCGGAGGATGGCCGTCGATATTCTACGTTTTTGGACTAGTTGGTACCATCTGGAGTATCGCTTTCATTTTCACCGTCTATGAAGATCCTGAGTGTCATCCGAGTATTGCAGAGGATGAAAAGAAGTACATCCTCAGTTCAGTGTGGGGAAGTGCTGGTGTATCT TCACCGCCTGTTCCATGGAAATCTATCTTGACGTCGCTGCCATTCTGGGCTATTTTGATAGCTCACATGGGTCAAAATTACGGTTACGAAACACTGATGACTGAATTACCGACTTTCATGAAGCAAATTCTTCATTTCGACATCAAGTCG AATGGTACAGTATCCGCACTCCCATACTTGGCAATGTGGATCTTCTCCATGCTGATCTCGCACGTTGCCGACTGGATGATTTCTAACAATATCTGCTCTCACCAAGTGACgcgtaaaattttgaacacgATTGGTCAATTTGGGCCTGCGATTGCTTTAGTAGCCGCCTCCTACACTGGATGCAATCCTACGCTTACTGTTGCAATTTTAACCATCGGTGTAGGACTCAATGGTGGTATATACTCTGGCTTTAAGGTCAACCATCTCGACATATCGCCAAGATTTGCAGGAATCCTCATGTCATTCACCAATTGTCTTGCCAATCTTGCTGGGCTCCTAGCCCCCATGACTGCAGGATACATAATTGAATCGAAG ccaaCGCAAGCGCAATGGAGGATTGTGTTTGTGATATCTGCAGTTGTGTACATTGCTTGCGGAACGTTCTACCTTCTATTCGCGTCAGGAGTGAGACAACCGTGGGATAATCCCGAGAAAGATAAGCCAAAGAGAGTCAAGAAAGATATCGAAGGAGCACAAGCTTTAAACGAAACTCGGCACTGA
- the LOC107226064 gene encoding putative inorganic phosphate cotransporter isoform X1 yields the protein MSSATANGGNRDRNGHVLVWEQPGLDEPDNRPPQKQAAMVGSRHVVAFMLFLGMANAYVMRTNMSVAIVAMVNHTALPQDNDTETDECDGTYNSSSSTSSDGEFVWSTSLQGYILSSFFYGYVLTQIPFGILAKRYGAKYFLGIGMLINSVFGLLVPVAAQQSYWLLILVRFIQGLGEGPIVPCTHALLAKWIPPNERSRMGAFVYAGAQFGTVVSMPLSGLLSEYGFSGGWPSIFYVFGLVGTIWSIAFIFTVYEDPECHPSIAEDEKKYILSSVWGSAGVSSPPVPWKSILTSLPFWAILIAHMGQNYGYETLMTELPTFMKQILHFDIKSNGTVSALPYLAMWIFSMLISHVADWMISNNICSHQVTRKILNTIGQFGPAIALVAASYTGCNPTLTVAILTIGVGLNGGIYSGFKVNHLDISPRFAGILMSFTNCLANLAGLLAPMTAGYIIESKPTQAQWRIVFVISAVVYIACGTFYLLFASGVRQPWDNPEKDKPKRVKKDIEGAQALNETRH from the exons ATGAGTAGTGCGACAGCCAACGGCGGGAACAGAGACCGAAATGGCCACGTGCTGGTTTGGGAACAGCCGGGTCTTGATGAGCCGGACAACAGACCTCCGCAAAAGCAAGCAG CTATGGTGGGGTCACGTCACGTAGTGGCGTTCATGCTTTTCTTGGGAATGGCTAATGCATATGTCATGAGAACAAACATGTCTGTGGCCATCGTTGCTATGGTAAATCACACGGCGCTTCCACAGGACAATGATACCGAAACTGACGAGTGTGATGGGACGTACAACAGTTCTTCTTCC ACTTCATCCGACGGAGAATTTGTATGGAGTACAAGCTTACAAGGATATATCCTCAGTTCATTCTTCTATGGATACGTACTAACACAAATTCCCTTTGGTATTCTTGCAAAAAGATACGGAGCAAAGTACTTCCTCGGTATCGGTATGCTGATCAACTCTGTCTTTGGCTTGCTGGTACCAGTTGCCGCGCAGCAAAGTTATTGGTTACTGATTCTTGTGCGCTTCATTCAAGGCCTTGGAGAG GGTCCTATCGTGCCTTGTACGCACGCATTGCTGGCCAAGTGGATTCCACCTAACGAAAGGAGCAGGATGGGAGCGTTCGTCTATGCCG GCGCTCAGTTTGGAACTGTTGTCTCTATGCCCCTGAGTGGTCTACTTTCTGAATACGGATTTAGCGGAGGATGGCCGTCGATATTCTACGTTTTTGGACTAGTTGGTACCATCTGGAGTATCGCTTTCATTTTCACCGTCTATGAAGATCCTGAGTGTCATCCGAGTATTGCAGAGGATGAAAAGAAGTACATCCTCAGTTCAGTGTGGGGAAGTGCTGGTGTATCT TCACCGCCTGTTCCATGGAAATCTATCTTGACGTCGCTGCCATTCTGGGCTATTTTGATAGCTCACATGGGTCAAAATTACGGTTACGAAACACTGATGACTGAATTACCGACTTTCATGAAGCAAATTCTTCATTTCGACATCAAGTCG AATGGTACAGTATCCGCACTCCCATACTTGGCAATGTGGATCTTCTCCATGCTGATCTCGCACGTTGCCGACTGGATGATTTCTAACAATATCTGCTCTCACCAAGTGACgcgtaaaattttgaacacgATTGGTCAATTTGGGCCTGCGATTGCTTTAGTAGCCGCCTCCTACACTGGATGCAATCCTACGCTTACTGTTGCAATTTTAACCATCGGTGTAGGACTCAATGGTGGTATATACTCTGGCTTTAAGGTCAACCATCTCGACATATCGCCAAGATTTGCAGGAATCCTCATGTCATTCACCAATTGTCTTGCCAATCTTGCTGGGCTCCTAGCCCCCATGACTGCAGGATACATAATTGAATCGAAG ccaaCGCAAGCGCAATGGAGGATTGTGTTTGTGATATCTGCAGTTGTGTACATTGCTTGCGGAACGTTCTACCTTCTATTCGCGTCAGGAGTGAGACAACCGTGGGATAATCCCGAGAAAGATAAGCCAAAGAGAGTCAAGAAAGATATCGAAGGAGCACAAGCTTTAAACGAAACTCGGCACTGA